The following are encoded together in the Malaya genurostris strain Urasoe2022 chromosome 3, Malgen_1.1, whole genome shotgun sequence genome:
- the LOC131435051 gene encoding uncharacterized protein LOC131435051, producing MQSSVIISVLLIVLGIGSGIAYSQTKYYTRVRHVPFKIIAADIQKNEINSTRQESETGDMMSVAEAEDAQGTAGDKAENETDSLDEGRSEVDNESERDSTEGKLQQTENKRQGGNQQRVDGSQSRQQQNRKQIELDSSNNRQNRYKHYPKYQFEYTVKDHSTGDHKNHWEIRDGDFVKGEYSLIEPDGSQRLVMYKSDAKRGFEADVKHRGKEEVKIGSGKAGKPQAYSSIKLKQYL from the coding sequence ATGCAGTCATCGGTGATCATATCTGTCCTTCTTATTGTTCTTGGAATTGGATCAGGCATAGCCTACAGTCAGACGAAATACTACACTCGTGTTCGTCATGTTCCGTTCAAGATTATTGCAGCTGACATACAGAAGAATGAGATTAACTCAACTCGACAGGAGTCGGAAACTGGTGACATGATGTCAGTGGCAGAAGCTGAAGATGCTCAAGGAACAGCTGGCGATAAAGCAGAAAATGAAACAGATTCGCTGGATGAAGGTCGTTCGGAAGTAGATAATGAATCGGAGCGAGATAGCACTGAAGGAAAGCTTCAACAAACTGAAAACAAACGGCAAGGTGGAAACCAGCAACGAGTGGATGGATCACAAAGCCGACAACAACAAAATAGAAAGCAAATTGAGCTAGATTCCTCTAACAATAGGCAGAACAGATATAAACACTATCCAAAGTATCAGTTCGAATACACTGTGAAGGATCACTCCACCGGTGATCACAAGAACCATTGGGAAATCCGTGATGGAGATTTCGTAAAAGGAGAATATTCACTCATTGAGCCAGATGGATCGCAAAGACTAGTCATGTACAAATCTGATGCGAAGCGTGGCTTTGAAGCCGATGTCAAACATCGTGGCAAAGAAGAAGTTAAAATTGGATCTGGCAAAGCTGGAAAGCCCCAAGCATATAGTTCTATCAAATTGAAACAATATCTTTAG